The Episyrphus balteatus chromosome 3, idEpiBalt1.1, whole genome shotgun sequence genome segment aaagaatgatttaaaactatcgaatgaatgaatattttacaactatcgatagtttgatagtttttattcgatagttcccatcactctCTCTACCCCAAGACGTATTATGATGAAAATGTATAAGACCACCAGTCAAGCCTATTTTCATTGACAAAATACTATAAGTCTAAACTAAATATATATgcatatatcaaaaaaaaaaaaattgttatagaaaaaaaaaaagatatgttATTCAAAACTCAATAACTTCACTTTACTCCTAATTTCTAGaaacttttctatttttacaCAACGACGAGAGCAACGCGACACGTCACGTTGTATCTACTCCtcattaatttcatttaaatgcCTACACTCTGTTTCAATCTTGTAATCTTCTCAAATGTTGGCctaaattaatgtttatttattcaggaaataaataaacaaaatgcatTTGGTGTGATGCTAAAAGCAGCGTAAATTCTAAGCAACAGgattcgatgtttttttttttttttttttttgaacaaaaaaaaggacaaacgATTTCAAATAATATAAACCGCTCATGAACTTCAAATGGCGGACAACTCGAACGATGAAGATAACCAAATTCTGATAGCGATTAAATGTGCGATCGTAAATTAATTTGCGTGCTTGCTGCACGGAAAAACTGTTTTAATTAACACAAACATCTACGaagaataaattaaacaaacaaaaaaaaacaacaaaacaacaacaaaacaaaaactaaaactaaagaaggatacctacctacctaccttttGAATCCAATAAACTATATTTCTGTCTTTAACCAGAGAGCCATGCACATGAATCTGAATCTGAATTGAACTGGACGCTTATGTTCTAATTAAATGGATGCGCGCAAACATCAAGGTACGAATACATATTCACGCCACGGCATCATCGACATAAAGGTTTAAAAACAACGGTCCTAGTGGTGCATAGTGTTAACTGGAAATTGCAGTTTGattgataaaatttaaagataAAAGACGATGTTCAGTACACTCTAAGATGGTGGATGTGTGTGGATTTGTATATATCTTAAAAGGAAAAGAAATTCAAACCACGTTGAAACTAAATCACTGCTCAATTTTTTGTACTGAAATCTCTCTGGGTAAATGTTTAAGAAGGCGGTAAAGTCAGACCAATTGCTAGAAAATGAGATAAAAAAAGAATACTTTTATCTGGGTGAAGACGCAAAGTTGATAAGTGCGATTGTTCTTCGTGAATATTAAATTGAAGCTGGAATACCAGAAAGTTGTCAATTAGGACCTCTTTTTTACATTGATTTCActatgaatgtttaaaaaaaaaaaaacgttttctttAAGTCACGTTAAAAAGACAAATtaagatatacatacatatgccGGTAATAAGGCCTTCCTAAGGCAGATTTGAAACCTTTTTAAACTTTGGCAGGGTAATAGGCCTTAAGCTATTTAGAGAGCTCAGTCAATAATATTTATTGCAGAATTTATAAAATTGCCTCTTGTTAGCAATTTTATCTTTGTCACATTGCAACTGTTATAAGTCACCTGCTTGTTTTTAATACACTTTTACCTTTGCAAGTTGccatcatttaaaattatgtaggCCCTATTTACCACCGCACACAAAATTAGTGAGTAATCTTTAACGTTGCAACCATTTTGAATCGTAATTAACTGTGTATCTAAGTATCTATATAGAAGTCTGAACTCAAGCCCTTATGCGATCCTTTTAAATTGCATTACTGTAACCTTACTAAactgaaaacttttaattattcCACAAATTAAAATCTTCAGCCTTAgctaacaaatttttaatttctcttatttCAGTTAACGTGGTGGAAGCTCTTCAAGAGTTCTGGCAAATGAAGCAGGCACGTGGAGCTGATCTTAAAAATGGAGCTCTGGTAATCTATGAATCAGTTCCATCAAATAGTCAGCCATATGTCTGCTATGTAACCCTGCCCGGTGGAAGTTGTTTTGGAAGTTTTcaagtaacgaaaaaaaaaactttgtctaaaataacaaaatctaattaaaatatttccagAATTGTCCAACTAAAGCTGAAGCCCGTCGAAGTTCAGCGAAAATTGCTCTAATGAATTCGGTATTCAATGAACATCCATCAAGAAGAATAAGCGATGAATTCATTGAAAAAGCTGTACAAGAAGCTAGAGCATCATTTAAAGGTGATGCTCAAGAAGGTGATGGCCCCGATACTGGCATTGGTGCCTTTAGGTAGGTCCAATATTAAAAATAACCAGAAAATGAtgatatttatttgtatttatatgtTACAGATTCATGTTAGAGGCCAATAAAGGTCGAACAATGTTAGAATTTCAAGAACTTATGACAGTATTTCAACTATTACATTGGAATGGCTCTCTTAAAGCAATGCGTGAACGTCAATGCTCTCGGCAAGAGGTTGTTGCACATTATTCAAATCGCAGTTTAGACGATGATATGCGTGCCCAAATGGCTTTGGATTGGATTGCTCGTGAACAAGAAAATCCTGGCGTATTAGGTAGGGAGCTGGCACAAGCTGAGAGAGAATTAGAGACTGCACGTTTGGCTGGACGTGAGCTGAGATTTCCAAAGGAAAAGAAGGACATACTTATGTTGGCGCATACTCAATTAGGTGGAGGGAATGCTATGAATAGCTAAagttaaaaaagtttcaaaaacaaaacaaaatgtagaAGAGAAAAACACATCAACGGTAACCCtgaataatgaatttattaattatataattttttttacagcagtcttattgatttttaaagggttaattaatgtgtttttttttatttatatattattcTTTCATTTACTTTTAAAGTGCCTAGAGACTTTTCCATAAAAAGATGATCTCATTGACAGATATTAACAGGCACGTGAGCCAAATTTTTGAATGTACGAATGGGAAGAAAAGGCTTAAAGATAATAACCTGTTTTCACGAGAGCCAAAAATTTTGCCAAAATATGTCATTTTGATTGTCAAATCggtaattatttaatttaaaattcgaacTGACCTTATTTGCGAAATTATATCATTCAGGCTGCAGTAAAAACAggcttttttgtattttttttttttaattgttgacgCTTTTCCGCATTAGTGATAATCAAAGAAATTATGTCACAATAGACATAGGTAATGTCGAAATATCAAATtccgttattttttttcttctttttcaaaagTGATTAGATATTCATCCTTTTTCTTACATGGAAGACAATGTCTGAATTTCCGGGTTTTATCTCTATCACAATTCACATACATATTCCATTGATTCAGCTGATTTCTACTGAATTGTcccaaattaattattttgaactttattGATAGTTCTTTTATTCTATCGCTGTGTTCTACTATCATTCAATCCCTTAGATAAGTTTTTGTAAGATTCAACAATCTATCAGTTTTTCTGAgccaaattattattatcttgTATAATACAAGTTATAGCTGCTTAgagttgttaattttttttttttcaaaatatgtatgtaaaatgATAGCCAAAACAAATTATCACCCCTGTTCTGATTTTCGCTCCGAATTGAATTCGTTACCGAAATTGATTTTCGCAGTGATATAAAAACGGTATACCAAAACCTAAACGAAttgaaaacatcaaaaaaataaaattttaggacCTCGATAGGCTTAAGAACACCATAGTTCGCAAGAATTAAAAACGAAATGAAATACTGGGAacacttcttttttaaaaacgcAAGTATTGCTTTCGTAAACTTCGTAAACGAAAATCAGAACAGGGGTTAACATCTTCTCTAACAGAAACTTCGTTTCAAAAAGCCCATTGGCAACTTTTCGTGCATGACAGAAATGTCTCAGATTTGACTtcataaagttgaaaaaaaaaataaattaaacagaaatgattttttaattattcaaagATTTATTGAAatcaataaattgtatatttcaAAGTataaaacaattcaaagtaTTGCATTAATTCACAATTGAAGCTGAATTGAATGTTTCGATGACTTTTTGAAATTCTTCATCAGTTTTCGTTAGATCCTCGGTAGTTAATTCCAATCCCTCTTTATCGGTTTCTTTATTAAATAGCTCTTCAACTTCTTTATTTGGATTTTTCTGCTGGACGACAGTTTGAAGCAACATCTCATCTTCCATTGAGTCGGAGGACAGTCCAAAGTGTTTCTTTCTGTAGTTTGCTTGATATCTACGAACTACTTCCGGCACTTCTTCGTTATAATCCGTCCACGAATTAAATTCTTGGGGTATACTCCAATGATTTTGCACTCCGTCATCTGAGTTAAGACTTCTAGTTAAATCGGTTAATGAAACCGATAAATGTGAAATACACATCTCGAGCTGGGATATGCAGGAACAATCGCTTGAACAAGATGAAGAAGACGATGTACATGAACACTCGCTTGCTTCGTAATCGACCGAATTAAGTTCATCATTAGTCGAAGAAATTACTGAATGATTTGAGTGGTCAGTAAAAGTGGCAGTACTTTCCACATAGTCTTGTATATATGATTGTTTCTCCAAATCGGggagtaaaaagtttttgacGAACTCCAATGCCATATTAACTTTGTTGTCAAagaaaaataatcaattttaatatatgtaaatatacaAGTAAATTCGtatctttctttttaaattattttaaattaaactaacGTTTTAACAATAGGAATTAATAGTCCACACTTGATGCTCGTTACAAACCGAGTGATGATTTGTTGAGTAATCGAAGGATATTTATTGCATTCGAAAAATTATTTACCTGGATTTAAGTGAACCTTTCACAGATCCAGTAGTAATTAGGATGATTTTAAGTAAATGGATTTAAGTGCTGCCAAAAATGGATTATTTCTTATACCtggatatatttattttgtacaaTGGGAATTTGTGATCCATTTTTAGCTTGTGATTACATATTTCGGTCGAAAGCTGAATTTGTTTGCCTCCAGGTACCAGGATCGTATTGAGCTCTTGTGAAATGATAAAATGAACGAATTGCACATACTTAATTTCTGATTATGAAAACTTAAGACACAAAATCTAAGAATAAAACACTTGACTTTTAACTAAGAATTTCcttcaaatcgaaaaaaagaagCAATCAAGGCAGGCAGTTTTGTgtgaaaattccttttttacTCGTTTTGAGTATTACATTTTGCGGTGATAATGTGTATCGCAAAaagaaaagattgttttttttttcatttaattttaactttgaattttGGCACCACTTTTTGAGGATTTGATTTAGTTTTATATATTGGGCACGAGTATTTCTAATAATTTAAGCTCCATTTACATTTCTGATGTTTCGATTCGCCTAACTTTAGACATTATTTCCTGCAATTTTAGAATCACTTCATTACCATAAAGCCTTCCCAAGTACACAAGAACCTTTGATGgatgaaattattttgaaaatatttcgtttctataaattttttcttttgattagtacatatcagaataaaaaaaagctactttaacaaaaaaaaaagagttatcaAAATATTTGGCGAATATAAAATCGTAAATCTAAGACCTCCCGCACACTTAAGACTTTCTGTCGGCTGATAGTTTTTTTCGGGATGGGATGCTAGTTTGCGCACAGTCAGCCTACTAAAGAGTCGCCTCGGTAAGAAATATTTCAGTTTCAAGGCAATTATTGAGAAGcacaacaaactttttttttctactgcTAAATTTTATAATCAGCGTTTACTTAATCGTTCTAGTGTTCTTACTTTCATAGatttttctttaatgaattagaagaactatcggaactctcaggcaatagcctactgaactttgttaagtcctccaaatggctcgaacaactatagcattcataggttaacactttttcatgaagttacaatacttcagggtatcacaagggatctacattgatctaagtgtgacggtaacaaattcaactgtcagcccatataacctaacctaacctacttTCATAGATTAAAAGACCGACAAAACTTTCGGCCGATAAAAATTCTGTAGCATGCGGAGGAtctaatttgtattaaaattaattttcaacacacaagtttttttataataaaatttaaaataaatatcttaAGGGTGAACGAAGTTCACctcaatttaatatttaatgtttagaattaattttcttaattaaataacattattcagaaataaaattaatatgttcattaggtttttttttcttacattattTATAAGTAACACGAAGAGAATTTCAAGCTCAAGTGAAtgtgatttaatttttacaattatatattttataataaaataaaatacaaaaaaaaaatagttaaaatatttcataattagatgtaatacaagaaaaaaaataaaaattgaaaaaatataccCTATTTGCTTTTActcatacatatatataaaataaactaaaaaaaaatattttgattcagttaaaataaaataaagacaaaCATTTTCTGGTGCAGGCAATTCAAAAGACACATCATCTTAATTTCTCCAATAGAATTCTTacatttgtaaatttattttatttcctaaATAATTAATCttatgcaacaaaaaaataaaacatataatataaaatatgatttttagaACTAAGTTAAAACTATTATTAAGATGTTTTTCAATTTCCAAATCACTTTGCTACTGTCTTGAACttcttttcatttattttttttttaaagctaaaccaaaatttaaaataaaacaaaattgtttatgtaaattttttgtaacTTAATTATCTTGAGGCATTTTaacttgtttgtttttgtatgtatattaaaagacacaatgtttttttgttttagttttatttaagaTCAAAATTTTGACCAATGCCATTGTTGATTTGTGATTCATCTGtttccttattttttaattttttttttaaattttttattttgttaattttatttaggaaaattgaagaaaacaaaatttttattgtacTGTTTTTAATAATACGTATAACAACTTTTAGAACAATTATATTTTTAGCTCGGTTGAAAAAGAAAGACGAGTTATGTTGAATTAATATAAATCAagcattttttaagatttttcaatttcattttatgtatgtttttttttccattagtaTTTCTGATTTATTtccttgttttattttataaatataactAATTTGTACCATGcatttaacaaataaatatgaatttgaaaaCCTTTCAGCCTATgtaaaatatgttaaaaataaatcaaatattttcttaaattaaaaaaacaaatggtatttttgtttcttttggaaTATACAAATgtgattatatatttttatgacGCAGAGGATTAAGCTTCAAGAATTTCAAGAAAACCTCCAGGTAAGCTAAAATTGTAAGGAAGATCACTTCAGGTGGCTGGTTTACAATcgtcaataaaaattattgatttaatcTGAATTATCGCGAAGGATAGCACTAATTTAATaagtatacaaaatataaacataagCATTACTCTTTTCGAGGTTCTTTCTTTAATCCCAAGCAGCAAAGTCTCGTAAAATTACCAAATCGGCTTTTTATAGAAAGATTTAGAATGGGGGCGTGAAGATGaagaaattgttgtttttctgtcattgaagtgaaaaatatattttgatacAATTTAAGCACATgatttaagaatatttttttatggaggTTTTgggttcaatattatagttgaaatagttAATGTTTGGTCAAAtctccaaaattgtaagaaattcgaagaatataaaaaaaaagtatttaatgcacatattttccattgaattttttttcaatgctgaaaattttttatttgcaatacatttttttttttgtatgcttttttatttgcaataataattgtatgttcaatgcaaatatttttcagttgcaataaaattttttttaatgcaaattgttttcagttgcaacaactatttttttttaatgccatttttttttatttgcaatgaaatttttttttgtttcaagggcattttttttttcaattgataattTTACTACCCTTAGAATTTATATTTCCCTGcggttttgatttaaatttaataattatcaATTAGAATCTTATTGTCTAAAACCATTTCAGAGTGgatactattattattattttttactcgACCACTTATATTAAGTCCCTTTTATTAGAACTGTGACAGCTACTTTAGCTTAAAGAAGAACATTATCTGGGtcctatttcaccaacttacaaatttgttattacaattaattttcacaatatttgtgaaaaaaccgataaattttgtttcaccagtttcttgtgatcacaaaattgtacttgtaatctacaattttaaatttgtgaaaaaatccattttctgtttcaccgaaacttgtattttacaagtaacaaatttattaactttcaagtttcttgtgggtttctgtttcaccaaacaaaaaaaattacaagtttgTATTTAATTGGgaaaatttttgatacaaatttgtatatacCGTGTTTAGagtttttaaagtgtttaaaataACCTAACGCAGAAGTCCATTATTATTAATatcaattgaaaacaaaaaatacatttgaaataaaaaaaaaaaaacatttacatttaaaaaatatttattgcaattgaaaactaaattgcatcaaaaaaaaataaatttgtattgcaactgaaaaatatttgcacaagaaaaaaaatatttaatgctcataaaaaaaatgtaattgcagCTGAAAagtatttgcattgaaaataaaattttgatcgcaaataaaaatgtttgcattaaaaaagaaatgtattgcatattttttattaataactttaataattatagcgatacaaaaaaaagttgtatggcagagttgtagaaaattttaaggtgaataaccttttctcggaacgttttttaataattttgataa includes the following:
- the LOC129913068 gene encoding protein limb expression 1 homolog isoform X1 — encoded protein: MMMVYPEEPFWALPTVPGLYDESDYRVNVVEALQEFWQMKQARGADLKNGALVIYESVPSNSQPYVCYVTLPGGSCFGSFQNCPTKAEARRSSAKIALMNSVFNEHPSRRISDEFIEKAVQEARASFKGDAQEGDGPDTGIGAFRFMLEANKGRTMLEFQELMTVFQLLHWNGSLKAMRERQCSRQEVVAHYSNRSLDDDMRAQMALDWIAREQENPGVLGRELAQAERELETARLAGRELRFPKEKKDILMLAHTQLGGGNAMNS
- the LOC129913068 gene encoding protein limb expression 1 homolog isoform X2; this translates as MKQARGADLKNGALVIYESVPSNSQPYVCYVTLPGGSCFGSFQNCPTKAEARRSSAKIALMNSVFNEHPSRRISDEFIEKAVQEARASFKGDAQEGDGPDTGIGAFRFMLEANKGRTMLEFQELMTVFQLLHWNGSLKAMRERQCSRQEVVAHYSNRSLDDDMRAQMALDWIAREQENPGVLGRELAQAERELETARLAGRELRFPKEKKDILMLAHTQLGGGNAMNS